In Elusimicrobiota bacterium, the genomic stretch CCAGAACGGGTTGGGGGACTTGATGCCGGCGCAGTTCACAGAGAGGTCGGGCTTGAGTCGGGGCTTCATCAGGAGTGGCTCCGGGGCGTGATCGGGGCGACCTTTCGTCCGTCGATGGTGGAGATCCAGTAATCGTTGCCGGCGGGCGGGGGCGTGTTCGGGAACAGCTCGCGCAGGATGCCCCAGGCGGCGCGCTTGCCGTCGGCGGCGGCGTTGACGACCTCCTTGCCGCCGTTGATCGCGTCGCCGCCCGCGAAGACGACGTGCTTGGAGGTGGCGAGCGTGGCGGGGTTGACCTTGAGGCGGCCGTCCTCGTGCTGGGCGAGGCCGAAGGCCTTGGCGAGGGCGAAGTGCTTGGTCTGGCCGATGGCTTTGATCACGCGGTCGCAGGCGATGCGGGTCTTGTCCTTGAACTCGACGCCCGACACCTTCTTCTTGCCGAGTATGCGGACCGGCACCGCGTTGGTGACGATCTGCACGCCGTCCTTGCGGGCGTGCTCGAGCTCGAAATCGTACGCCGAGAGGTCCTCGGGGCCGCGGCGGTAGGCCATGACGACCTTGGCGGCCCCGGTGCGCACCGACTGGGTCGCGCCGTCGATGGCGGTGTTG encodes the following:
- a CDS encoding FAD-dependent oxidoreductase; protein product: MKFLFQIGCSVVTGKEIGKDVPAADLLSDFDAVFVGIGLSDTRALGIPGEDLPGVVDALSFIERVKSKGGKGLPKSACTVVIGGGNTAIDGATQSVRTGAAKVVMAYRRGPEDLSAYDFELEHARKDGVQIVTNAVPVRILGKKKVSGVEFKDKTRIACDRVIKAIGQTKHFALAKAFGLAQHEDGRLKVNPATLATSKHVVFAGGDAINGGKEVVNAAADGKRAAWGILRELFPNTPPPAGNDYWISTIDGRKVAPITPRSHS